A genomic window from Sphingobacterium sp. BN32 includes:
- a CDS encoding neutral zinc metallopeptidase: protein MKWQGGRNSGNVEDRRGMSGGQKLTLGGIGGVIVLIIGFLMGGDPTELLNQAQQQGGVATEQGEFQSTPEEDRLVEFAGVVLTSTEDVWSSIFRENGKSYPVTKLTIYRDAFETGGCGVGRSEFGPFYCPGDQKIYLDLSFNKELNNRFGAKGEFALAYVIAHEVGHHIQNVFGVLNQTNAMRAKMSERDYNKISVMTELQADFYAGVWAHHATKKSDVQLTYDDIVEGMRAAAAVGDDHIQEQATGSSHPESFTHGTSEQRAYWFKKGYETGDVNQGNTFNDPSLQ from the coding sequence ATGAAATGGCAAGGCGGCCGCAATAGCGGAAATGTTGAAGATCGCAGGGGAATGTCCGGAGGACAGAAGCTAACCTTAGGCGGAATTGGCGGGGTAATCGTATTGATTATCGGATTTTTAATGGGGGGCGATCCTACCGAATTATTGAATCAAGCGCAACAACAAGGTGGCGTAGCGACAGAACAAGGCGAGTTTCAGTCGACTCCGGAGGAAGACCGATTGGTAGAATTTGCCGGCGTTGTCTTGACCAGTACGGAAGACGTATGGAGTTCTATATTTCGTGAAAATGGAAAATCATATCCCGTTACTAAATTGACCATCTACCGCGACGCTTTCGAAACCGGCGGTTGTGGGGTCGGACGTTCCGAATTCGGACCATTCTATTGCCCGGGCGACCAAAAGATCTATCTGGATTTAAGCTTTAATAAAGAGTTGAATAATCGTTTTGGCGCGAAAGGCGAATTTGCACTTGCTTATGTGATTGCTCATGAAGTAGGCCACCATATCCAAAATGTCTTTGGTGTATTAAATCAAACGAATGCCATGCGCGCGAAAATGAGCGAGCGTGATTATAATAAAATCTCTGTAATGACGGAATTGCAGGCAGACTTTTATGCGGGCGTTTGGGCGCATCATGCGACCAAGAAATCCGATGTACAGTTGACTTATGATGATATTGTTGAGGGTATGCGTGCTGCTGCAGCGGTAGGCGATGACCACATTCAAGAGCAAGCGACTGGTAGCTCGCATCCGGAATCATTTACGCACGGTACTTCCGAGCAACGTGCATACTGGTTCAAAAAAGGGTATGAAACGGGCGATGTAAACCAGGGGAATACGTTTAACGACCCTAGCTTGCAATAA
- a CDS encoding FecR family protein, producing MKRRSFNKIIEKIINKKASSQEVEIFDEWLNSINHKSNSDWSDHELELLSEKALQQVNSKRGFRWAYAAGAAILLIIGTWLFIPKPNLDEFQSIKQQVSSEPIKAGGFNGLLTTHGKESISLASLQLDSLYVFEDVQVERLDSGLVRIIPLPSSQVSWQEIRAPKGANLAVILEDGSKITLNANSMISFPSRFDPNGREVVMEGEAFFEVQKEKTRRPFEVRSGQNVINVLGTKFNVNTKSENEMQASLYEGRIQVSNGNFRVVLDPGKEILIAKNGTYQVQIFDKNKSTAWKAGVFDLKGKNIKQIMKEVGDWYNVEVEYLNADTNVKYMGELSKFSNIETLLETISLVKGNQFEIKERRIIVK from the coding sequence ATGAAACGTCGGAGTTTTAACAAAATTATAGAAAAAATTATTAATAAGAAAGCTAGTTCACAAGAGGTGGAGATATTTGACGAATGGTTGAATTCAATTAACCATAAGTCTAACTCGGATTGGTCTGATCATGAATTGGAGTTGCTCAGCGAAAAGGCTCTTCAACAGGTAAATTCTAAAAGAGGATTTCGATGGGCTTATGCCGCAGGAGCAGCCATCTTATTGATAATCGGAACTTGGCTTTTTATTCCGAAACCAAATCTCGATGAGTTTCAATCGATAAAGCAGCAAGTTTCTTCGGAGCCCATCAAAGCTGGAGGTTTTAATGGTTTGTTAACTACTCATGGAAAAGAAAGTATTAGCCTAGCAAGTCTTCAATTGGATTCATTGTATGTATTCGAGGATGTTCAGGTCGAACGTTTGGATTCGGGATTGGTTAGGATAATTCCTCTGCCAAGTTCTCAAGTAAGTTGGCAGGAAATCCGTGCTCCGAAAGGTGCCAACCTTGCAGTTATACTTGAAGATGGATCAAAAATTACCCTGAATGCTAATTCGATGATATCTTTTCCTTCCCGGTTTGATCCCAATGGTAGAGAAGTGGTTATGGAAGGGGAGGCATTTTTTGAGGTACAGAAAGAAAAAACTCGCCGACCCTTTGAAGTACGTTCAGGGCAAAACGTAATCAACGTCTTGGGTACAAAATTCAACGTCAATACTAAATCGGAAAACGAGATGCAAGCTTCCCTTTATGAGGGGAGAATACAGGTTTCTAATGGCAATTTTAGAGTCGTCTTAGATCCAGGAAAAGAAATCTTAATTGCGAAAAACGGCACATATCAAGTACAAATTTTCGATAAAAATAAATCTACCGCTTGGAAAGCAGGTGTTTTTGATCTCAAGGGGAAGAACATCAAACAAATTATGAAGGAAGTAGGGGATTGGTACAATGTAGAGGTGGAATACTTAAATGCCGACACTAATGTTAAATATATGGGTGAATTATCCAAATTTTCAAACATCGAAACCCTCTTAGAAACCATCAGCCTAGTCAAAGGAAATCAATTTGAAATTAAAGAAAGGAGGATCATCGTGAAATAG
- a CDS encoding alkylphosphonate utilization protein, with the protein MCNSTQELSVYEVPPVEIPNQDNSILVCSVCKGQIEKTEQIDPEHWKVLGDTMWSPYLPVQVVAWRMLSRLRNEAWAANNLDILYLDDDAIAWAKKTGDHEAEANVEFHQDSNGTRLFEGDTVVLIKTLDVKGSSISAKLGTVVKNIRLVPDNTEQIEGKVEGQTIVILTKYLRKG; encoded by the coding sequence TTGTGCAACTCTACTCAAGAACTCTCCGTTTATGAAGTCCCACCGGTGGAAATCCCTAATCAAGATAACAGCATTTTAGTATGTTCTGTTTGCAAAGGGCAGATTGAAAAAACGGAACAGATTGATCCTGAGCACTGGAAAGTTCTAGGCGACACGATGTGGTCACCTTATTTGCCGGTACAGGTTGTAGCTTGGCGTATGCTTAGCCGTTTGCGTAACGAAGCATGGGCAGCTAATAATTTAGATATTTTATACCTCGATGATGATGCCATCGCCTGGGCGAAGAAAACTGGCGATCATGAGGCAGAGGCCAATGTAGAGTTTCATCAAGATTCCAACGGTACACGTTTATTTGAAGGTGATACTGTAGTATTGATAAAAACTTTAGATGTGAAAGGTTCCAGTATTTCGGCGAAATTAGGTACCGTAGTAAAGAATATTAGACTTGTTCCTGACAATACCGAGCAAATTGAAGGCAAGGTTGAAGGGCAAACCATCGTTATACTTACAAAGTATTTGAGAAAGGGGTAG
- a CDS encoding RNA polymerase sigma-70 factor, which translates to MVEIDLNFDVRLLGLIQKDSVEAFKLAYNQYAPGLLRYALKKIGDKEIAEDIVQNTYVELWEKRFEIKSNISGFLFQSLKFQIFNYYRSEKVRDKYLLHLSVFLDEINKVTPHKYLEAKELFLEIEALTKQLPKQCRKVFVMSRFEVKSNDEIAEELEISKRTVENYITQALAFIRKKNHSAYIVLTTF; encoded by the coding sequence ATGGTAGAAATCGACTTAAATTTCGATGTACGACTGTTAGGATTGATCCAAAAAGATAGTGTTGAAGCCTTTAAGCTGGCTTATAATCAATATGCTCCTGGGTTATTGAGATATGCACTTAAAAAAATAGGCGACAAAGAAATTGCAGAAGACATTGTTCAAAACACCTATGTCGAATTATGGGAAAAAAGATTTGAGATTAAATCAAATATCTCGGGTTTCCTTTTCCAATCGTTGAAATTCCAAATTTTTAATTATTATCGATCAGAGAAAGTAAGAGATAAATACCTTCTGCACCTAAGCGTTTTTTTGGACGAAATCAATAAAGTCACACCGCATAAATACCTAGAAGCGAAAGAATTATTTCTAGAGATTGAAGCCCTCACGAAACAGCTCCCTAAACAATGTAGAAAAGTTTTCGTGATGAGTCGATTTGAAGTAAAGTCGAATGACGAAATTGCCGAAGAATTGGAGATCTCTAAAAGAACAGTAGAAAATTATATCACCCAAGCGCTCGCTTTTATTCGTAAGAAAAACCACTCTGCCTATATTGTACTGACCACTTTTTAA
- a CDS encoding DUF423 domain-containing protein, giving the protein MNQLALIAGSILGILAIILGAFGAHAFKKILSEERLSSFEVGVRYQMYAAITLLIIGYNMDFASTSDNWAVFGILSGCILFSGSIYFLSFKDVWKVNLRFLGPITPIGGLLMIVGWVMILLNSI; this is encoded by the coding sequence GTGAATCAACTCGCATTAATCGCTGGCTCGATACTAGGTATCCTTGCTATCATTCTAGGTGCATTCGGAGCGCACGCTTTTAAGAAGATACTATCCGAAGAAAGATTAAGTTCTTTCGAAGTCGGCGTACGCTATCAGATGTATGCGGCAATTACGCTACTGATTATAGGATACAACATGGATTTCGCCAGCACCAGCGACAATTGGGCCGTATTTGGAATCCTCTCCGGATGTATCTTATTCTCCGGCAGCATTTACTTCCTAAGCTTCAAAGACGTCTGGAAAGTAAACCTAAGGTTCCTAGGTCCCATCACCCCCATCGGCGGATTGCTGATGATCGTAGGGTGGGTTATGATTCTTTTGAATAGTATTTAG
- a CDS encoding IS3 family transposase, whose translation MSKQAVHQRAVRHSRYQVQFAELIEKADKVRKEHPGCGVEKLYYMLRPDFVGRDRFIETMMSLGYRLKVKKNYRRTTRGLSTAYPNLINGLVVGTPNQVWQSDITYFYVGDRFYYGVFIIDVYTKKIVGYQVSNHMQSTANLKALRMALKNNGAPQYHHSDRGAQYHATAYLQLLKENNCRVSMGKSAQDNAYAERINGTIKNEYLDYWKPKTFESLKKMVNRAVKQYNKRRLHNSLHRMSPESFEEKWFREILSPKPLITIFDQVDKL comes from the coding sequence ATGAGCAAACAGGCGGTGCATCAGCGCGCTGTTCGCCATTCCCGTTATCAGGTTCAATTCGCTGAGCTGATCGAAAAAGCGGATAAAGTGCGTAAGGAACATCCCGGTTGTGGGGTGGAAAAACTGTATTATATGCTCCGTCCGGATTTTGTGGGGAGAGATCGTTTCATAGAGACCATGATGTCTTTAGGATATCGATTGAAGGTCAAGAAGAACTATCGCAGGACGACTCGCGGGCTTTCCACAGCCTACCCTAATCTGATCAATGGCTTGGTTGTAGGGACTCCCAATCAGGTTTGGCAATCGGACATCACCTACTTCTACGTGGGCGATAGGTTCTACTATGGAGTGTTCATTATCGACGTTTACACCAAAAAGATCGTTGGATATCAAGTATCCAATCATATGCAGTCAACAGCTAATCTTAAGGCACTACGAATGGCCCTTAAGAATAACGGGGCACCCCAATATCATCATTCAGACCGAGGTGCCCAATATCATGCGACAGCTTATCTGCAGCTGTTGAAAGAGAATAATTGCAGGGTGAGCATGGGCAAGAGTGCCCAGGACAATGCATACGCTGAGCGGATCAATGGAACCATCAAGAATGAGTATCTGGATTATTGGAAGCCCAAGACGTTCGAAAGCTTAAAAAAAATGGTCAATAGAGCTGTCAAACAGTACAATAAACGAAGACTGCACAACTCATTACATAGGATGTCGCCAGAGAGTTTCGAAGAAAAGTGGTTTAGGGAGATATTGTCTCCTAAACCACTAATAACTATATTTGATCAAGTTGATAAATTGTAA
- a CDS encoding SusC/RagA family TonB-linked outer membrane protein — protein MKYVLGILLALTFQISYASSTQKVNISQKGKTLSECLEEIKAQTGFNIIYINNTLDQKQVIDINLKDKSLEEALSLLLADKGVDFTVKHNTIAIYKSESNNLKTAQVALRVTVKSIDGTPISNASIFEAGNEKALGQTNEEGFFLAQVSEQSRSILVKHVNYQSQEARIQNRRSVEVVLEDKITRLEESVITGIYTRDKESFSGSSQTYTAKELKMVSNVNVLVALKSLDPAFAIEENNLLGSDPNALPDVNVRGKTSVIGLRQQFGTDPNQPLFILDGFESNIRVIFDLPIDRVASITILKDAAATAIYGSKAANGVIVIETVKPKPGQLTLTYSNNTNFSFADLTDYNLMNAEEKLTFERLSGLYGQLDENKVIIDEYQASLYNARLADVKRGVDSYWMSEPLRKVVSNRHNLNVEGGDQKVRYGLGFNYGNNLGVMKGSDRNVIGGNVRLIYRLNRFSFSNNFSIDYSRNANNTVDFSAFSKMNPYYRKYDESGKILRIVESFVNAFGPNTELYNPMYDYYLKSFNRGNNTEFRNNFEADWRLIDELRIRGRFSFAKGNSRGQIFSSPFANAYINSTTENKGRYTESNGQTKNFDFDFTTSYGKAFGTNSYHTLNALMGFRANLSQNELGSYSVAGYKDEEYWAPKFSMGYVAGSRPNYTFNDRRSLSYYSNVGYSYRNRYLFDFNYRVDGSSLFGLKNKFTKTWAVGAAWNLHQEAFMAELSKYVSMFKIRSSIGNPGNQNFDAYMTMNNYIYNLNFPNPFGLSAIIRDWGNPHLQWQKTLDRNFGLDLEILNRKFYLNVDYFLKTTDPLLIYVQVPTSTGTNQIAQNVGAQKTTGFTTNFTYRAIVKENLLWNINFNARNLKSTYYDIGNSLNNLNVENTSRNLQRYYDGASTTDLWAVKSLGIDPATGREVFLKKDGTQTFVHDFKDEQVLGNSTPTWEGVAGTMLAYKGFSFSANFRYRYGGQIFLNTLFNKVENITLEGLRSNQDRRALYERWQKQGDETQFKGISLTNPTPISSRFIADENTFSCESVSFGYEANGGWTKRFGFQSLQSRLYLNEIFRLSTVTNERGINYPFARTVSFSISARF, from the coding sequence ATGAAATACGTTCTCGGGATTTTACTTGCCTTAACTTTCCAAATCAGTTATGCAAGTTCAACCCAAAAAGTTAATATTAGTCAAAAAGGCAAAACGCTAAGTGAATGCTTAGAGGAAATCAAAGCCCAAACCGGGTTTAATATCATTTATATCAACAATACCTTAGACCAAAAGCAGGTCATCGACATTAATTTGAAAGATAAGTCGTTGGAGGAAGCTTTAAGTTTGCTTCTAGCAGATAAGGGAGTAGATTTTACGGTGAAGCACAATACCATTGCAATCTATAAATCGGAGTCAAATAATTTGAAAACGGCGCAGGTCGCGCTGCGGGTGACTGTAAAATCAATCGATGGCACTCCCATTTCCAATGCATCGATTTTTGAAGCGGGAAATGAGAAAGCCTTGGGCCAAACCAATGAGGAAGGTTTTTTCCTTGCGCAAGTTTCAGAACAATCAAGATCTATACTCGTTAAACACGTGAATTATCAGAGCCAAGAGGCGAGAATTCAAAATCGTCGTTCAGTAGAAGTCGTTTTGGAAGATAAGATTACTCGGCTTGAAGAGTCGGTAATCACCGGGATTTATACTAGGGATAAAGAAAGTTTTTCAGGGTCTTCCCAAACTTATACCGCTAAGGAATTGAAGATGGTCAGCAACGTAAATGTGTTGGTAGCCCTAAAATCATTAGATCCGGCTTTTGCGATTGAAGAGAATAATTTACTTGGCTCGGATCCGAATGCATTACCCGACGTGAATGTGCGCGGCAAAACTAGTGTGATCGGTTTGCGGCAACAATTTGGAACCGATCCTAACCAACCCCTGTTTATTTTAGATGGTTTCGAGTCTAACATTCGCGTTATTTTCGATTTGCCGATTGATCGGGTCGCATCCATTACCATATTAAAAGACGCTGCAGCAACCGCGATTTATGGATCAAAGGCTGCAAATGGTGTTATTGTTATTGAAACTGTAAAGCCTAAACCCGGACAATTAACGCTTACCTATAGCAATAATACGAATTTCAGTTTCGCAGATTTAACAGATTATAATCTGATGAATGCCGAAGAAAAATTAACTTTTGAACGCTTATCTGGCTTATATGGTCAATTAGATGAGAATAAAGTCATCATCGATGAATATCAAGCTTCATTATACAATGCAAGATTAGCCGACGTAAAGAGAGGTGTTGATTCCTATTGGATGAGCGAACCCCTGCGAAAAGTCGTTTCCAACAGACACAATTTAAACGTTGAAGGTGGTGATCAAAAAGTAAGGTATGGCCTTGGTTTCAACTATGGAAATAATCTTGGGGTTATGAAAGGATCGGACCGAAATGTGATTGGAGGAAATGTTAGGTTGATATATAGACTAAATAGGTTCTCGTTCTCCAATAACTTCAGCATTGATTATAGCAGGAATGCGAATAACACTGTAGATTTCTCCGCATTTTCTAAAATGAACCCATATTATCGTAAATATGATGAGAGCGGGAAGATATTAAGGATAGTAGAGAGCTTTGTCAATGCTTTTGGACCCAATACAGAATTGTATAATCCGATGTACGATTATTATCTTAAAAGCTTCAATAGAGGGAATAATACAGAATTTCGCAATAATTTTGAGGCTGATTGGCGTCTAATTGATGAATTAAGAATCAGAGGGAGATTTTCTTTTGCAAAAGGTAACTCCAGAGGACAGATTTTCAGTTCACCGTTTGCTAATGCTTACATAAATTCAACTACCGAGAACAAAGGAAGATATACCGAATCGAACGGTCAGACCAAAAACTTCGATTTTGATTTTACAACTTCCTATGGCAAAGCGTTCGGAACGAACAGTTACCACACCTTAAACGCATTGATGGGTTTTCGTGCCAATTTATCCCAAAATGAATTGGGTTCATATTCCGTGGCAGGCTATAAAGATGAAGAATATTGGGCACCCAAATTTTCAATGGGTTATGTAGCAGGATCACGTCCAAATTATACCTTCAACGATCGAAGATCGTTGAGTTACTATTCTAATGTTGGATATTCATACCGAAACCGGTATTTGTTTGATTTCAACTATAGAGTGGACGGTTCGTCTCTGTTTGGCTTGAAAAATAAATTCACCAAAACATGGGCGGTCGGTGCAGCATGGAACTTGCACCAAGAAGCGTTTATGGCGGAGCTTAGCAAATATGTGTCGATGTTCAAGATTCGGTCGTCCATCGGAAATCCTGGTAATCAGAATTTCGATGCCTATATGACCATGAACAATTACATTTACAACCTCAACTTCCCGAATCCTTTTGGACTAAGCGCCATCATCAGAGATTGGGGGAATCCGCACTTGCAGTGGCAAAAAACATTAGATCGTAACTTCGGATTGGATCTCGAGATTCTAAATAGAAAGTTCTATTTAAATGTAGATTATTTCCTTAAAACGACAGATCCCTTATTGATTTATGTGCAGGTTCCAACCTCTACTGGAACCAATCAAATTGCGCAAAATGTGGGTGCCCAAAAAACAACCGGCTTCACTACAAATTTCACATACCGTGCGATTGTTAAAGAAAACCTGCTTTGGAATATCAATTTTAACGCGCGGAATCTAAAATCAACGTATTATGATATCGGCAACTCTCTCAATAACCTCAATGTGGAAAATACGAGTCGAAATCTTCAGCGATATTATGATGGTGCAAGTACGACTGATTTATGGGCTGTGAAGTCATTAGGGATTGATCCGGCGACAGGAAGGGAAGTATTTTTGAAGAAAGACGGCACTCAAACATTCGTTCATGATTTCAAGGATGAGCAAGTCTTAGGAAACTCAACGCCTACATGGGAAGGAGTGGCAGGTACGATGCTCGCGTACAAAGGCTTCAGTTTCTCGGCAAACTTCCGATATCGATATGGTGGGCAAATTTTCCTAAACACCTTATTTAACAAAGTGGAAAACATAACCCTCGAAGGCCTTCGGAGCAATCAAGATAGACGCGCACTATACGAAAGATGGCAAAAGCAAGGAGATGAAACGCAGTTCAAAGGAATTTCGTTAACCAATCCAACGCCAATTTCTTCCCGATTTATTGCTGATGAAAATACTTTCAGCTGCGAGTCGGTTTCTTTTGGTTATGAGGCTAATGGAGGCTGGACTAAAAGATTTGGTTTTCAGTCTCTACAATCAAGACTCTATTTAAATGAAATATTTAGGTTATCGACCGTAACGAATGAGCGAGGTATTAATTATCCTTTTGCCAGAACGGTTTCATTCTCCATCTCTGCTAGGTTTTAA
- a CDS encoding thioredoxin domain-containing protein: MKRALFIIGLLASAHFGMAQTKVSAEEMEKVIAKPQTQLWDVRTPQEFSEGHIPNAVNVDWKDQENFKQQLANLKKDRPVYIYCLGGGRSKQASEFLTKEGYTVYDYSGGMMDWRKAEKPEIKTSSAKESAGMSKADYDHVVNSSKVVLVNFSAVWCAPCQQLKPILLDVEKKHSDQVKLVRIDADKNKELARTLKVSAIPQIKLYKNGKLFWDKTGLATEAEIVAQVKKANK; the protein is encoded by the coding sequence ATGAAGAGAGCATTGTTCATCATTGGTTTATTGGCATCTGCACATTTCGGAATGGCGCAAACAAAAGTTAGCGCCGAAGAGATGGAAAAGGTGATCGCTAAACCACAAACACAATTGTGGGACGTTCGTACGCCCCAAGAATTTTCTGAAGGACATATTCCTAACGCAGTAAATGTTGACTGGAAGGATCAGGAAAACTTTAAACAACAATTGGCAAATCTGAAAAAAGATCGACCAGTTTACATCTATTGTTTAGGTGGTGGCCGCAGCAAACAAGCATCCGAGTTTTTAACTAAAGAAGGATATACCGTTTATGACTATTCTGGCGGGATGATGGATTGGCGAAAAGCAGAGAAACCAGAGATAAAAACGAGTAGTGCGAAGGAATCTGCAGGAATGTCGAAAGCAGATTATGACCATGTAGTCAATTCTTCTAAAGTAGTTCTTGTTAACTTCTCGGCGGTTTGGTGTGCTCCATGCCAACAATTGAAACCAATTCTGCTGGATGTCGAGAAAAAACACAGCGACCAGGTGAAGCTGGTTAGAATCGACGCTGACAAGAATAAGGAATTAGCCAGAACATTAAAGGTTTCCGCTATACCTCAAATAAAGCTATACAAGAACGGTAAGCTATTTTGGGATAAAACGGGTCTGGCAACAGAAGCGGAGATCGTAGCGCAGGTTAAAAAGGCAAACAAGTAG
- a CDS encoding acyl transferase: MELLDRIFNIQSDEEFNACALAVFQHQAEHTLIYKQYLQILGVEPGNVDHYTKIPFMPIQFFKSQDIINAGLETEVVFSSSGTTGMITSKHLVADVSLYERSFRLAFEQFYGDVKDLAIVALLPSYLERTGSSLIYMVDDLIKHSEQKESNYFLYNHQDLFEALQQLKEKGTKTVLFGVTYALLDFVEQYSIDFPELIIMETGGMKGKRKEMIREELHAILKAGFGVPAIHSEYGMTELLSQGYSDGEGLFKTPNWMKILIRDTNDPLSLLDNKKTGAINVIDLANYYSCSFIATQDLGKFHQDGTFEILGRFDNSDIRGCNLLVQ; the protein is encoded by the coding sequence ATGGAATTACTGGATCGCATTTTTAATATCCAATCGGACGAAGAATTTAACGCCTGCGCATTAGCTGTTTTTCAGCATCAGGCAGAACATACCTTAATCTACAAGCAATACTTGCAGATATTGGGCGTAGAACCGGGAAATGTTGATCATTATACCAAGATTCCGTTTATGCCGATTCAATTCTTCAAATCGCAAGATATCATCAATGCGGGATTAGAAACTGAGGTTGTTTTTAGCAGTTCGGGCACAACGGGAATGATTACAAGCAAGCATTTAGTTGCTGATGTCAGCCTATACGAACGAAGCTTTAGATTAGCTTTCGAGCAGTTTTATGGCGATGTCAAAGATTTGGCAATTGTTGCCTTGCTTCCATCCTATTTAGAACGTACCGGGTCTTCATTGATTTATATGGTAGACGACTTGATCAAGCATTCGGAACAGAAAGAAAGCAATTATTTCCTCTATAATCATCAAGATCTTTTTGAAGCTCTTCAGCAGCTAAAGGAAAAAGGCACAAAGACGGTTCTTTTTGGAGTGACCTATGCCCTTCTCGACTTTGTGGAGCAATATAGCATCGATTTTCCCGAGCTTATTATTATGGAGACCGGAGGGATGAAAGGCAAGCGTAAGGAGATGATCAGAGAGGAGCTGCATGCTATCCTCAAGGCAGGATTCGGTGTTCCGGCGATACATTCCGAATATGGGATGACGGAGCTGCTATCGCAAGGCTATTCTGATGGAGAAGGCTTATTTAAAACGCCTAATTGGATGAAAATTCTAATTCGCGATACCAATGATCCTTTGTCACTACTGGACAATAAAAAAACAGGAGCAATAAATGTCATTGATTTAGCCAATTATTACTCCTGTTCGTTTATTGCTACCCAAGATTTAGGAAAGTTCCATCAAGATGGTACCTTCGAAATCCTAGGTCGTTTTGATAATTCTGATATTCGCGGCTGCAACCTCTTGGTGCAATAG
- a CDS encoding RagB/SusD family nutrient uptake outer membrane protein, with protein sequence MESCNSFLDVKPQDNILEEQVFSSVDGFNVAINGVYSDLNQNALYGANLSGGMLDVMAQYFDLSNREHIFAQYPNYDFANDEYKSRIESIWSRAYELIANTNAVLYHADDKKAMLGDIYYGIYKGEGLALRAFLHFDLLRLFGSNYLEDQNQEVMPYMTQHERKVQPLMSNKELVNFVIKDLLDAKELLTHVDPILTKGVLNFDDPNTNKLNYRQYRMNYFAVCGLLARVYLWAGDEQKAKEMALEVIQKGQITGSETFPWITTDAVNNRGDYPDRIFSTEVLFALYNTNRISIQNLQYNYTLNQFQLLTFIGNVAEGRVPVLYPNENDFRRKLHWAQRVNNTSNEILYFTKYLDVTDTEGISNTYRYMFPLIRISEMYLIAAETATTLDESAEYINKINIHRGLPEITLSSSDELNLVIENEYLKEFLGEGQSFFYFKRKQMTSIPSPSRPGVDRVPMQKGYYKFPLPESETSQRN encoded by the coding sequence ATGGAAAGCTGTAATAGTTTTCTCGACGTGAAGCCGCAAGACAATATTTTGGAAGAGCAAGTATTCTCTTCCGTAGACGGCTTTAATGTAGCCATAAATGGGGTGTATTCCGATCTGAATCAAAATGCGCTATATGGTGCAAACCTTTCGGGAGGGATGTTGGATGTCATGGCTCAATATTTCGACCTCAGCAATCGGGAACATATTTTTGCTCAATATCCAAATTATGACTTTGCAAATGATGAATATAAATCAAGGATCGAGTCTATATGGTCAAGAGCCTATGAATTAATCGCCAATACGAATGCGGTGTTGTATCATGCTGATGATAAAAAAGCAATGTTGGGTGATATCTATTATGGTATTTACAAAGGTGAAGGCCTCGCACTCCGAGCATTTCTTCATTTCGATCTTCTACGGCTGTTTGGCTCCAACTATCTGGAGGATCAAAATCAAGAAGTTATGCCTTACATGACGCAGCATGAGCGGAAAGTCCAGCCATTAATGAGCAATAAGGAGTTGGTCAATTTTGTTATTAAGGATTTGCTAGATGCTAAAGAACTTCTGACGCATGTAGATCCTATCCTGACCAAAGGTGTATTAAATTTTGATGATCCCAATACAAATAAGCTAAACTACCGGCAATATAGAATGAACTATTTTGCAGTATGTGGTTTATTGGCACGCGTATATCTCTGGGCCGGTGATGAACAAAAAGCAAAGGAGATGGCGTTGGAAGTAATTCAAAAAGGCCAAATTACAGGATCTGAGACCTTCCCTTGGATTACGACGGATGCCGTAAATAACCGAGGAGATTATCCAGATCGCATTTTCTCAACCGAGGTTCTATTCGCCCTATACAATACCAACCGTATTTCTATTCAGAATCTTCAATATAACTACACGTTAAATCAATTTCAGTTATTGACTTTCATCGGCAATGTGGCAGAAGGGCGAGTACCGGTGCTATACCCGAATGAGAATGATTTCAGAAGGAAATTACACTGGGCACAACGCGTGAACAACACAAGTAATGAGATTTTATATTTCACGAAATACTTAGATGTTACAGATACAGAGGGGATTTCTAACACCTACCGCTATATGTTTCCATTGATTCGAATTTCAGAGATGTATTTGATAGCTGCTGAAACGGCAACAACGCTAGATGAATCAGCAGAATATATTAATAAAATAAATATTCACCGCGGGTTGCCTGAAATTACGTTAAGCAGCTCCGATGAACTCAACCTCGTTATTGAAAATGAATATTTAAAAGAATTCTTGGGAGAAGGGCAGTCATTCTTTTATTTCAAACGGAAGCAAATGACGAGCATTCCTAGTCCTAGTCGCCCTGGTGTAGATCGGGTTCCGATGCAAAAAGGATACTATAAATTCCCGCTACCCGAAAGTGAAACCAGTCAAAGAAATTAA